In the genome of Quercus robur chromosome 3, dhQueRobu3.1, whole genome shotgun sequence, one region contains:
- the LOC126719146 gene encoding uncharacterized protein LOC126719146 — METETGSTPSHEVDSNVVESCSRVREKVDPAWEHFSLGSDEKGRNTFTCVYCRQTYKGGGINRMKKHLAGIKGDIGSCKKVSHDVRHQMLEYVKEFELKKKAEKQRQEEMFSVPSTNSDLQEDDDVQEVFSSGLPKKPVLGKRKGTKLGDNYFAPRTTPGAQLGLKSVFQSKERVRQADMAVARFLYDNCIPFNVVNSVYYQMMIDAIAAAGPGYKGPSYHAVRVPLLRDNKKEVQLLVESQRRHWAEVGCTLMADGWTDTRHRSLINFLVYCPRGMVFVKSVDASDIVKNTRNLFKLFDEVVTWVGPKNIVHLVTDNASNYVSVGKLLCEKYKTISWSPCAAYCLNLVLQDMGKMSHVERLKNRATKVTVFIYNHVALIAWLRKRPGWTDIVRAGATRFATTFLSFGSLHVHKHDLQALVTSKFFVDNRLARESKTKEVVSIILDNSFWDDINVLVKISSPLIRLLRIADSDQRPAIGYVYEGMHRARLGIKKIFRMKKHLYKPYTSIIKNRWDKHLRKDLHAAAYWLNPAFQYDEENFCRKPVVNMAILDYIGTKYDGDQEKVIRETQYFRDRIGSFDRDLALSTSKTTHPDEWWKLWGTDAPNLQKLAIRILSQTSASSGCERCWSLFDQIHSKRRNRLEHQRLNDLVFC; from the exons ATGGAAACAGAGACCGGGTCTACTCCATCACATGAAGTTGATTCCAATGTAGTGGAATCTTGCTCAAGAGTAAGGGAAAAGGTTGATCCGGCTTGGGAACATTTTAGCCTTGGGTCAGATGAGAAGGGACGGAATACTTTTACATGTGTGTATTGTAGGCAAACATATAAAGGTGGGGGTATTAATAGGATGAAAAAACACCTTGCGGGGATAAAAGGTGATATTGGATCGTGTAAAAAGGTTTCTCATGATGTGAGACACCAAATGTTGGAATATGTGAAGGAGTTTGAGTTGAAGAAAAAAGCTGAGAAACAACGTCAAGAAGAAATGTTTAGTGTGCCTTCTACAAATAGTGATTtgcaagaagatgatgatgttCAAGAAGTATTTAGTAGTGGGTTGCCTAAAAAACCTGTTTTAGGTAAAAGAAAGGGTACAAAGCTAGGGGATAATTACTTTGCTCCAAGAACTACTCCAGGAGCTCAACTTGGTCTTAAAAGTGTATTCCAAAGCAAAGAAAGGGTGAGGCAAGCTGATATGGCTGTTGCAAGGTTTCTGTATGACAATTGTATTCCTTTTAATGTAGTGAATTCAGTGTACTACCAAATGATGATTGATGCTATAGCTGCTGCTGGTCCTGGTTACAAAGGTCCATCTTATCATGCTGTACGGGTCCCTTTGTTGAGGGATAATAAGAAAGAAGTTCAGTTGTTGGTTGAGTCACAACGTAGGCATTGGGCAGAAGTTGGATGTACACTTATGGCTGATGGTTGGACAGATACTAGACATAGGTCATTGATTAATTTCCTTGTTTATTGTCCTAGGGGAATGGTATTTGTAAAATCAGTTGATGCCTCAGATATTGTGAAGAATACCAGAAACTtgtttaaattgtttgatgaagTAGTTACATGGGTTGGTCCAAAAAACATAGTTCACTTGGTTACTGATAATGCTTCCAACTATGTATCTGTTGGTAAATTGTTGTGTGAAAAGTATAAAACTATTAGTTGGTCTCCTTGTGCAGCATATTGCCTGAATCTTGTGTTGCAGGATATGGGGAAGATGTCTCATGTGGAGAGACTAAAAAATCGTGCAACCAAAGTtacagtttttatttataatcatGTAGCTTTGATTGCTTGGTTGAGGAAGAGACCTGGTTGGACAGATATTGTACGTGCAGGAGCAACAAGATTTGCTACTACTTTCCTTTCATTTGGAAGCCTTCATGTGCATAAGCATGACTTGCAAGCCTTAGTGACTAGCAAGTTCTTTGTGGACAATAGATTGGCAAGAGAGTCAAAGACAAAAGAAGTAGTTTCTATCATATTGGATAATTCTTTTTGGGATGATATTAATGTTCTTGTCAAGATTTCATCGCCACTCATTCGTTTGTTACGAATTGCTGATTCTGATCAAAGGCCTGCAATAGGATATGTGTATGAGGGCATGCATAGAGCACGGTTGGGAATCAAGAAGATCTTCCGAATGAAGAAGCACTTGTACAAGCCATACACCTCAATTATAAAAAACCGTTGGGACAAGCATTTGCGTAAAGATCTTCATGCTGCTGCATATTGGTTAAATCCCGCTTTTCAATATGATGAGGAGAATTTTTGTCGGAAACCAGTAGTAAATATGGCTATTTTGGACTACATTGGGACAAAATATGATGGTGATCAAGAAAAGGTAATTAGGGAAACCCAATATTTTCGGGACCGTATTGGGAGCTTTGATAGAGATCTTGCATTGTCAACAAGCAAGACCACTCATCCAG ATGAATGGTGGAAGTTGTGGGGTACTGATGCTCCAAACTTGCAAAAATTGGCAATTAGAATCCTTAGCCAAACTTCCGCCTCTTCTGGATGTGAGCGTTGTTGGAGTTTATTTGATCAAATACATTCTAAGAGGAGAAATAGGTTGGAGCATCAAAGGCTCAATGATCTTGTATTTTGTTAA